The stretch of DNA acacgttgtgggacaccaactcttataactggacgcgttatgattgacttacaacgtataaacaaacttctatacgttgttggacaccaactcttataactggacgcgttatgattgactttcctaGACTAATAATCTGAATATTAGCAAATAGTCTAAAAATATCCTTgaagaataatccgaatctcgacgaataatctgaagaTTTTCACtcacagataaacaccccttaggatggattttaaaatttgaaaatattgtaaaagaaTCCTTGCAGGATgagtcaaaaaataaattcgacAGAATAAAGACATTCTAAATCTTggctgaaaataaaaacttaaaaataatctcggaaaaatctttaagaattcaTAGTGAAAAcggttaaaaaaatacaacttAACGGCTTGCTTTATTCTCTATTCCAATTAGCTCTGTACGATACATTGGATGCTCTAACGCAGAACATCATAAACTCCTTCTCGGGACCTGCTAAGAGCTTCTATGAGCgcgaatttaatttcttcagcaAAATTACGGCTGTTAGTGGGGATATTCGGGGATTCCCGAAGGGTGCGGCTAGGAAGAAGGCCTGTTTGGAGGCGCTGAGTAAGATTAAGGTGCAAGCTGGATGCTACTTGCCTTCGAATCCCGAAGCAATGGTCTTGGATATTGACTACAATAGCGGTACGCCGATGCAGAGTGCCGCCAAGGCGCCGTATTTGGCACGTTTTCGTGTCCTTCCGTGTGGAATTTCTGAGTTTGAGTCAATGGTGATGGAGGATCAGGGTAAGAGTATTGGGTTGACGCAGCAGGAGAAGACGTCGAATGTGTGGAAGGCGGCTATTTTCAAGGTTGGCGATGATGTGCGCCAGGATATGCTGGCGTTGCAAGTTATAACGATCTTCAAGAATATGTTCCGGAAAGTTGGTTTGGATCTCTTCCTCTTCCCGTATCGTGTTGTGGCCACAGCTCCTGGGGTAAGGATGTGAAGAATGTGTGAGGGAATGTAGAGAGTTTGAGAAAATAAGTTTCTTTGCTTCATTGCAGTGTGGGGTGATTGAGTGCGTCCCAAATGCAAAATCACGCGATCAATTGGGCAGACAGACGGATTCGGGGCTCTATGAGTACTTCCTGCATCAGTATGGGGATGAAACAGGACGTGATTTCCAGATGGCGCGAAGTAACTTTGTCAAATCAATGGCAGCTTACTCCGTGATAGGGTACCTCCTGCAGATTAAGGATCGTCACAATGGGAACATTATGATTGACACAGATGGACACATTATTCACATTGACTTTGGCTTTATGTTTGAATCCTCCCCCGGGGGGAATATTGGCTTTGAGCCCGACATGAAGATCACCGATGAGATGGTGATGGTGATGGGTGGGAAAATGGATGCAGCCGCATTCAAGTGGTTCTGTGAACTCTGTGTTCAATCCTTCCTGGCTGTACGTCCATACCAGGATGCCATTGTCTCCCTCGTGTCACTCATGCTGGACACAGGACTGCCATGCTTCCGGGGACAAACAATTAATCTCCTAAAACAGAGATTTGTTCCGAATAAGAGTAACAAAGAGGCAGCAGCACATATGCTTGGCATTATTCGGAATTCCTACCAGAATTTCCGTACTCGCACCTACGACATGATCCAATACTACCAGAATCAGATACCCTACTAAGTGAGGGAGGGCAAAGGACACCGGAGGAAAGAAAAGGACATCGAGGTAAGATTACATACCCTCACAGCATTATTACctatatttcatttcattatgTGATTAtactataaaaaaatcaatgaactATGTATTTATGTGGTTGGCTCctatagagaaaatataaatgtctgttaaatggtttaaaaaaaatcttttgaaacaAAATTGCCGGAAATTGCACcttcaatggatttttcaaCTGCAGCGTTTCCAAAGTAAAATCATTTGGTGaactaaatttataaaaaaaattaaaaattcgaaaaaatcCGTTATAGacttaaccctccgtatactgtgaGCAAAACACTTACACTAATTACTAATGGGGTAGGTGAtcgaccccatagaattttccgcaaaaaaagcaaattctttcgGTCAAATGTGCTTTAGAagactccttggtactccctaagaagtctttgttcattttagaacacaaaaattaattttaaatggatttttaacactcagaggactttactggtacttgctaccaatttgaaccttaaaatcgtcacaaaataaaatctattggacttatctcgatgaatttagcatctatgtgtagggaattttaattactttaagatagcagaaagaaaatctcgagaaaagtcttttctttggaagataattgaggtcaaagtcagaatccaacgcggaggatcaaattggtaataactaccagtcaaaatcccatacattttagccatggttttgaggttatgtttccccatatttcccaaataaagtactcttgttcatttttttcccggtgaaaatcattaatatggactaattttattgccggaagtgactaaaaagttacttgaagaatcaaagtttgtgatgatttaggcgcaataataaattaagtaaaattgtagctaaaaaagtcgtttgaatttgcaattttgcatcgattcaacgcaatttttttttttcagtgacgattttctcaattaaatatttagtaattatgtgcaggaatgcttgaaggggatcgagaattagtgaaactttcgatcctcgttcaataaactgattaataattaattattgaacatattttatcagctggtagttattaccaatttgatcctccgcgttgtgccaaatatTAGGTCCTCTAGTGTTAACaatgatttttgcaatgattttttgaggttagaatcttctagaaagagacaaagagtaacaaagcgaagaaaaaggaataaatttgaccgttacaccaatttttgaattccctcttcttacatttttgttaataactttttttttctggtggtcggattgatcttaaatttttacgCGATCTTCTCAGAAAAACTTATTTCCAGAAGCTTGGTTCTATACCTCTAAGAACTGGAACGcaattatttgaaatatatCTCTGGGATCGAtcacctacccctcatagTATACGGAGTGTTAAACGTTTTTATAACTACTCTCAATGGTTAGTATAATACTGATAATACTGTTGCACTGacagttaaatttttaaatcaagtCAGAAAAAAACCCAGCCTTCAGAACAAAATTGGGCAGTTCTCAATTCTctcttaaggggggtctcttttgagagctggtgaaatgaaatgttttttttttattttttttaaacttggttttcaaaAGTTGGCCACATTttaagacttattattgaaaagtgagaaaatcactttccgccatcttatgtgcgacgccattttgtgattttcctcaaaacacaaaagtaggtttttctcaggatctactggattgattttgatggggtaaaaagcaaatgaaagaggaacttccaatgcagattttgatgtaccagaattttcaatatccattctggggctgagaaaagtggaaatgtacgggtaagctgaccaagcttacgagagctgtgtttctttcagtgtaccaattttgtgagagcaaactagaacgcgaatttgttaaatacatgcaaaatcgggaaaagttgaaaagtcatcccccaagaaatctttaaaatgccatatctcgggaacggctccatagatttttgagtttgagctatcgttggaaaggtcttaacctcaactataacatattaaaatatgaagtaaatcgataatggcattttcgaaatattcgagttcgaaattttcgaaaattttgattttgactttagcgcctctcgcggtcatttctcgaacttgcaatgttctagacatttgtagagcttcacgaaacctttcatttgcacttgagttgatcaaaatcggacttgtagaacacgagatatgacatgccaactttggaaggctatatctcgagaacggagacatagattttcttcatttttggcatgaagctagataatatggtcaactataacatatcaaaaaatgaagcaaatcgataatggcgttttcgagatattcatcgaaaactcatcgaaaattttgtttttgatttttggccccctagcggtcacttttgaaactttagatgttctagagagttgtagggtttgttgagatctttcatttgaccccgggttgatcaaaatcggtcggcccctacaacatatcaaaatttcagacctctagctataatagcggctgagatatatcgaaaacaaaattttgaggttattcaaaatggcggacgggggggtggggggggtggatttgacctcataatcggatttcttcaggtcgatatttaaactttgccgtttaccgcaagtctctatctatcaccgttctcttgcaatttaagtttatgatccggccggaaaaaaatttttttttggcgcatacgttttttggaatgtggggaccctaattcgtgctcatcccaagtttgagcccgatctgacgactttcgattttgctcggtacacaaaagctgtgtctgaaagaaacacagctaaaaaggtcaaaaatatctgaacaaaagtcacaatttttccacttttcttccACTCCAAGgaattcagcaattttctcctttctcaatttaaaattctttttaacaatCCAACCCATAAAAcctcccaaaaattatttaaaaaaaaatcattttgatttctttttttctatttttttttattacaaaatgtaTAACAAATTCTCTCTCCTTCCTCCTTAACAACTCATTGTATAAACTTCAACCATTTAAAATCAGTGTcttaatgttaatttttttttataataataaagagaCATAAAACAGAATTATGTacactaacaaaaaaaatttaggtaATATATAGTaggatatattttttgtatcaCACGTAAAAAAGAAGTACACCTAGTTGGGGGTGTGGGAGGGGGGCGAGGGAAGCATCCCTCACACACATTTGTTCCTACATAGTCAAGGGGGGAGCGGGGgcgctgttttttttttttttcatttacaatcTAATTTCTCCAGAACAAATTTTGGCATAAATGTCCTGCGTTAGCTCCTCGTAGTGCCCCTTAGGCGTGAGGTAGAACAGGGAATCGGTGATATTTTCAGGATTGAAGCCATCATTTTGCAGATCGAGCTTCTTCAGTTTATACGTCCCTGTCATGTCGACTTTGGTGAGGAGGCGCACAAATTGGGGCCTCGCGTACGTTGGGAGGGCTTTTCGGAGCCCCTCGGCAAGAGCTGTGAGGTCAACTTTGCGATCTGGATCAAGGATTGCCGCCATACCGGCACGTCCCTCCATATTGGGGATTTCCACGCCGTACACAACGGCATCCCTGTAGCCGGCCATATTGCTTACTTGTGCCTCCACTTCGCTCGTGCTGACATTCTCACCCTTCCAGCGGAATGTGTCACCTGTGCGAtctttgaagaataaattaccCCATTCGTCGGCAATGAGGAGATCGCCTGATAGGAAGGCGCTGTCCCCCTTTTTGAAGACATCCTTTACAATCTTCTTGTCAGACGCCTTCTTGTCCACGTACCCCAGGAAGGCACGCGATGGATTCCCTGGGAGGATTTTCCCAATGAAAACTCCAGGCTCGTTTGCTTTGCACAACTGGCAGAGGCCATTGCGTCCCCGGATGGGTTCCCCAGTGGCCGGATCGGCACGAATGATGGAAATCGGGTAGACGGATGGGATGATGCGGGAGACAAAACCAATAGCACCCACAGTGTTGTCAATATTCACGATGTTGGCATTCCCCTCGGTTGCCCCGTAGAATTCAGCCACTCGCGGAATACCGAATCGCTCCACGAATTGCGGCCAAATCTGCGGTCGAAGTCCATTCCCGAAGACCAGGCGTAAGTTATGCGCCCGATCGGATGACGATGGTGGCGTGGCAAGGACGTAGCGACACATCTCACCAATGTACTGTGCCACGGTGCACTTGTACTTCTGACAATCCGGGAAGTACCCACTCGCGGAGAATTTCTTCCTGATCACAACAGTTGCCCCGAAAAGGATCGCCTGCCCGGCATTCATGACGCCCCCAGCTGTGTGATACAGCGGTAGTGGTGTGTAGAAAATATCATCACTCCGGAAGTTGGCCAGGTAGTGAATGGCGGAGCAGATGAAGATGTATCGTGAGTGCGTAATAACAGCCGCCTTGGGCAAGCCCGTCGTACCGGACGTATAAATGTACAGCAATTGATCGTGATGATTGGGCTTTTGTGCTTTCGGGGCATCCTTCGAGGCGCTCATCATGAGACTCGTGAGATCCTTAGCTGTTGCCTGGCATTTTCCATTGACAGCATCATTGAATTGGTACAGCGACACCGATGATGGGATTGTGGGGAGGATTTCTTCAACAGCTgaaatagataaaaattcaaatttattcaatttttgctGACAAAACAACATTTTGGATGCAAGAAATTGTGCCGCAAGGTCagattcacttttttttcttttttttaatatcttcagagagtttatttgaattgcaaattatgGGACGGAAGTAGGTCAAAAATGGTTGGATTTTATCACTCTGTGGTAACAAACGATTCGTCAGagtattttgagaaaataaaaaaagaaggaaattcgtttaaggaaaaaaatgtcggAGGACGCCATGGCTATAACCTcacattttatattcaaatgattcaaattcaaataaattaaatacaaattattaACCCTTTTTATGGAGTTTGGAAGAGAGAGtgaaggagagagaaaatatagtgaactagtcaacccgagcccccaatcacgtgtgagcaaactccattttaagttataaaaggggggcgtatattagaagggggatgaataatacggtaccccgagaaattctaaaaataaaaaaatcccgttatctgacccttcagcaggtagaaaataggaaaaaatcaatttttctgtgggggcgctacaaaggggggttggggcggaatcccatatagcgcttgcaactcgtattgaccccttttacccccataccaaatttcatcaagatcggcccagccgtttcggaagagttcatgtgccacagacagacatttcagctttatatattaagatttagggataaaaaaagatttagtAAAAACTAATACaaacaaaaaagatttctcaacgagaaaaaaataattagttggtgttccacttcgtggccaacaccaagtattgtaatcgtcggaaaaactgaccacctcagatcgggctcaaacttggtatgagcacgttttagacaacccacattctgaaaatggtggtggaaaatttttgatcctgccggcctgccggcccgccggcctgccgtccggtggtcaacattttgcattatatctcgagaacggtaacagatagagacttcgggtttgaagttttctatagaaatgtgggtgtaaaatttcattttttcgcattttcaaaatccaaaatggccgccgtccgccattttgaaacaccgtcaaccacttcccttatagctaaaggtctgaaattttagtatgttgtagagctcagtgagacgttttcatcaataattcatacttgacaatcggtcaagccgtttagcaaatatggcggcctaaaacaaaaagtgttttttcgatataactcaaaaacggcttgaccgattttgaccatcttggtatcaaatgaaaagtATTGAGACGCCCTACAACTGTAtaaaacattccaagttccaaaaacatccgcaagaggcgctaaaatcaaaaacaaaaattgcctaactttaaggggcaatatctccgaatccccattaggcaaatcttttaaattttgatatgtttttgcctgactcaatatctttcaccagtccgaaaatgaagaaattctatgtcgccgtttagaagatatcgccatttgaaaaattcttgaatttgaaaagttctgagagtcatatctcttgaacgctttgttcgattttgctcaatttggtatcaaattaaaggttttgcaaaactctacaactttctgaaaCATCAGAATCCTCTAGAACCACTTcttcgagacaaaaaatgccaaaaactgttttagtaaaataaaaagccgccattttgtgttctggagaataccttgaaaatcattaagatatatgtcaaattatagcttatttcaagacctttccaaaactagtcacgaaattactgtaggtgttatagaactagagatatgaccatttttatgcatcaaattgctgaatttcacaaaaaaatcaactttgcctatactaatattgctcacaaatagtattacaacgcataaacaaacttctacacgttgtgggacaccaactattataactggacgcgttatgattgacttttttttggagctgtttagcaaattatttttaacatatTTCAGCCCAattgaatgttttaaattGTCTTCTTATTCGTGTTTTTTATACGCTGTCgaaaattatcaagaaaaattcttgtttgATAAATTACCCGgctgacagaaaaaaatctttttttttttcataatgagGGAGAAATCGGAATTATTTTACAGATCGTAAAAAACTGTCATTGGGATATCCCGGATAGCCgggttaatttttattctattttagctgtgattttttcgTTTGTTACACGAAtttatagaaataatttaaaatgtttctttggAAGTCTTTAACGTACTTAACAGTGTATACTGACTAAACGTTATTTGGGTTGACCCGACTGGTtcaaattgagaatttaaattttctttttctttttctttattctttaactaaaaattcctttctaatttaattaaatagtaaactattaaaaagaaacatctcAAAAACCGACAAAAACAAagattaaagaagaaaatcggttattaaaacattttcttttcaattttattttaatacctaaTTAACTTTATTTCTTGTAGAAATAGAttagaaaaactattttattttctaccttaaacactaaaaatttttctatatgaATAACGTTGAATGagtaaaaaatatgtatttcacTGAACTCTAGGCCGGCTGGGTAAAACTTTTTCTACgggtttgaattttttgctaTCACGTCAcgtaaaaaactatttttaatacttttttaattACTCTTAAATGCGTTAAAAAAATGCCTCAAAAACAAATCTCTTCTTACCTAAAATCTCAATAggtaggggaggacggggtaatttggccactttggcggtttttgggatatatcaagcaagtatggtagtatgaagaaaaccaaatagccctattttgtaggaaattttccggcctacaacttccccatataacacttttctctatctcgatgagaaatgggtgaattttccattctcctgGACCCTTTgcttagtgtccaaattaccccgagcacgggtaatttggacactttggcgcacaaattattaaacatgaaaatttttgaacaataaaaaatttttattttttcgattatttttttggaagataggatatttatctaagattcatttccagtaatttgtcagataaaaatatttaacagagcctcaagctttaacattttctgaaccataaacgggcaaagtctaaaaaaggccatttttcaaattatcgtaaatttctttttttagttaaaattttttatcctactttgcttataatctgtaagaaaacattaaaaggcacaaccacaataaatatcttaaatgtgcgtcggaaaatgtgccggaaaaactcaagtggccaaattaccccacttcaattttccggataaaaccatttccacaggaaaatctgtttgagatatcggaaaatggatgtcactatcgtgtttatgatggatcaatgacccgtaatggcttaaaagttaatttttaagcgttaaaaatttttcgaaaatgacgtacattcaaaatgccaaaagcacttgaaaaagtgaaaaaatgatttttatcaaataaaagaaaatctaatgatcggatttacctcaaacttggtacgattgattatctctatggggagtataaactgtggagaaatggattttctagcatttaccatacttgagatattcccattaatgactttgccaaagtggccaaattaccccgtcttcccctacgAATTAgaaggtatataaataaacaAGCTATAAGAGGTGCTAATTGAGGCATTCTTAAGCGACGAAAAAAAACACgcgcaaaaatttttaagtgacCAACACACTGTCACACAATGGACACGATTTTCTTGCTTATTCCCatttaaaggagaaaaaaaaagaaagaataagaatCTCACCTTCAATTAGTGACTCCCCAAAGATGAGGGCATTGCACTTGGCAACAGTGATGCTGTGCAGTAGCGATGCCTGCCGTAGATTGTGATTAATTAGCGGCACAATGATGCCCAGGCGTGAAAGTCCCAGCCATGTGGCAACGAATTCGGGACGATTCTCAAGTAGGAGCCCCACGACGTCACCCCCTTTGTAGCCGTGCCCATGGAAGACGCTGGCGATGCGATTTGAAAAGTCCTCCACCTCACGGAATGTCCATTCGCGCCCCTCGAAGATGAAGCATGTCTTGTCGGGTGTTTTCGCCACATGCTCCGCAAAGACGTCCGCAATGGTAGCATTGCGACGTTGGAGTTTCTTGACCAGCCACAATAGTCGAATATACCGGAAAAGTGCTCTGAAAAGGAGATTAGacaaaaaatagataaaaaatgagtttttagaAAATCAATCTCACGCTTTGGATGTTACTTAGCACCTTGTAAGGAGTCATGAGGGTGTGTTAATGAGGGAATTGAAACTAAAAGTGTTAATTTAGGCGAGACAAAATGACACACATTTGCGACTTAAGCGTggtgaagaattaaaattccGGGGATTTTTTATGCGTTTAAAATTTCCGggattaggaaaaaaatatcgtgACAATGGTGCGTTTGTTattcagtttattttaaaatagatCTGACGTTTCAACGCTAATACATAAAAAGTATAAggaatttgttgatttttttgttggtgaATAATTATAGCTATTTtttagtttcatttttttttttggaatgtgtcTTGGATAGGTCTTAGAGAGTTACTCGtcgaatattttctctctaaattgattaagaaattcaatttcttaacCTTAGAATAATTATACAAATCACAATTTAGATAGAAACTTCACATTGAGATAAGTTTCTGATTGTTTTTTAGCTGTTTTAGTTCTGAAACTTTATTGTTTagttctcaaaaaaaaaaaaattagaatgtGTCTTGGATAGATCTTGGAgtgaatatattttctaaggatcgattaaaaaatcttatttcttATGCTTTATGTATAAACTACAAGTCAACGTTCAGGGACAAACATtcctcttgaaaatttttttttcatcatgttTTTAGTTCTCAAAAAAGTATTAGAATGTGTCttggatagatttttttaagtgaaaatatttttttaagtaataaaatgatttgcTTATTAaccacaaaattaaaattataagtgagtatttctttttaaaaagttgataattttagttctcaatttatttttcggaGTGTGTCCCAGGTCAATTAAACGTAAACAAATTCtgctttcttttcacaacTTTCCATATTTTTAAGGACGTGAAATAGGtttctaatttattaaataaaaacattgaaaagagcacttcattttgaaaaaaatggcCGTTTATGCAAGTTCTCAATTAAACTAATCTTCTGTTCTCAAAGTTGTCTTGGCTAAAAATTTGAGAActgtttttgatttatttgcagTTCAACTTTGTGATTTAATAGCATTGTAAGAAAAGTCAAAAGACTCATAAAAAACACTCTAAACTCCCACTAAAGAAAGCAATATATTTGAGAAATTactgaaaaggaaaaagaaacgaCCAAACTGTGGcttctttttaatgtttaaattcGCGGTGATGGTTAATTGGGTCAAACAATATTGCTTGCCTTGcgaggtatttttttttaagttttcaatGTCGCCCACTCTTCAacatttccccccaaaaagagTCATTTCTTCACACCACAAAATTATAACCTACACACATttcttcgttaaaaaaaaagatgcaaaagaaattgaaaaaaatttcttctgcaattgcaaaatatatttctctcaGTACGTTCAAATTTCCAAGCAATTTCAATGcaattgtatgtatatatttcttCAGGTGAGCCTCCTCTTGAATTGGCGTGATGTTATGCAAGAGTTTCGGTGTTGTTTGAGCACAGAAAACTGACGTCAATTTCACGGATAACCAGTTTTTTGAGATTTACAAACAAACCCATCTCTTCggggtctttttttttcattatcacACCAATTTCACtctcaaaaggaaaaacattgataaatttttcgaGAAAATCATCCTTTCGCAagttaattttgctttttgtcTGCCACAACT from Lutzomyia longipalpis isolate SR_M1_2022 chromosome 4, ASM2433408v1 encodes:
- the LOC129796301 gene encoding long-chain fatty acid transport protein 4-like, yielding MNNNNNQFKPSLEDAEKGHAAPPPATERNVARRGSAASEVGKQRAVYCRVAIIAVGFVCLVAIVTLLWYFMGWIWGLQALLVAALVAFAASGAWRWFYVAAVTAPRDVKALFRYIRLLWLVKKLQRRNATIADVFAEHVAKTPDKTCFIFEGREWTFREVEDFSNRIASVFHGHGYKGGDVVGLLLENRPEFVATWLGLSRLGIIVPLINHNLRQASLLHSITVAKCNALIFGESLIEAVEEILPTIPSSVSLYQFNDAVNGKCQATAKDLTSLMMSASKDAPKAQKPNHHDQLLYIYTSGTTGLPKAAVITHSRYIFICSAIHYLANFRSDDIFYTPLPLYHTAGGVMNAGQAILFGATVVIRKKFSASGYFPDCQKYKCTVAQYIGEMCRYVLATPPSSSDRAHNLRLVFGNGLRPQIWPQFVERFGIPRVAEFYGATEGNANIVNIDNTVGAIGFVSRIIPSVYPISIIRADPATGEPIRGRNGLCQLCKANEPGVFIGKILPGNPSRAFLGYVDKKASDKKIVKDVFKKGDSAFLSGDLLIADEWGNLFFKDRTGDTFRWKGENVSTSEVEAQVSNMAGYRDAVVYGVEIPNMEGRAGMAAILDPDRKVDLTALAEGLRKALPTYARPQFVRLLTKVDMTGTYKLKKLDLQNDGFNPENITDSLFYLTPKGHYEELTQDIYAKICSGEIRL